The Rhododendron vialii isolate Sample 1 chromosome 5a, ASM3025357v1 genome contains a region encoding:
- the LOC131325804 gene encoding transcription factor IIIB 60 kDa subunit isoform X4, giving the protein MGWCPHCKENHPTHRDYDTGTMISCSNCGKVLQHDEFTDEPTFVKGAGGESRLAGSYVKSFQSDYSESFRRTIDKGKQKIHELAVSLGIEDGGAINLADAFYKIAVERSFTKGRRTDQVAAACLYIACRENKKPFLLIDFSICLGINVYVLGAVFLQLCQLLSLQEHPIVQKAVDPSLFISRYTNALVGENRKVNSTALHIIASMKRDWMQTGRKPSGLCGAAVYISALSHGFKCSKLDIVKAVHVCEATLTKRLIEFENTDSGSLTIEELIRNADELKKEDRLSKLSDANSRNSETMEVLCQHKDRKPHFAGLCESCCQEFIELSGGIHGGADPPAFQIAERERLAEVSSEKVTDSSFILKPHRHEGSDEHISEVEQAAKEAAAAAAFKDLSGASDEMRSAQELAAAANAAVAKSREERRKKRASENGNPAQTAAEATRQMLTKKGLSSKINYDVLDKLFDDQPVHDTKRTRIESPRASDIDVQQQFSKERNGAYTDYDGDEKEEENGEVEDMGGEEPDEWYSRNEEEVEDYSYYDNDGDDEY; this is encoded by the exons ATGGGTTGGTGCCCTCACTGCAAGGAGAATCACCCCACACACCGTGATTATGATACCGGCACCATGAT ATCTTGTTCTAATTGTGGAAAAGTGCTTCAACACGACGAGTTCACTGACGAGCCTACTTTTGTCAAGGGCGCTGGAGGAGAG AGCCGATTAGCAGGTAGTTATGTCAAGAGTTTTCAATCTGATTACTCAGAGTCATTTAGAAGGACCATAGACAAAG GGAAGCAAAAAATCCATGAATTAGCAGTATCACTAGGTATAGAGGATGGTGGTGCTATCAACCTAGCTGATGCATTCTATAAG ATAGCTGTTGAGCGTAGTTTTACCAAGGGGCGGAGAACCGACCAAGTTGCAGCAGCTTGCCTTTATATTGCTTGCCG GGAAAACAAAAAGCCTTTTCTACTTATTGATTTCTCCATTTGTTTGGGTATAAATGT GTATGTACTTGGTGCTGTCTTTCTACAGCTTTGCCAATTGTTAAGTCTCCAAGAGCATCCTATTGTTCAAAAGGCAGTCGATCCCAGCCTTTTTATTAGTCGATATACGAATG CATTAGTGGGAGAAAATAGGAAGGTTAATAGCACTGCTTTACACATAATAGCCAGCATGAAGCGAGACTGGATGCAG ACAGGCAGAAAACCCAGCGGGCTATGCGGCGCAGCAGTGTATATCTCAGCTCTCTCACATGGGTTCAAATGTTCAAAGTTGGACATT GTGAAAGCTGTTCATGTATGTGAAGCAACATTGACAAAACGGCTGATAGAGTTTGAGAATACAGATTCTGGGAGCTTAACA ATTGAAGAGCTCATTAGGAATGCTGATGAGCTAAAAAAGGAGGATCGTTTAAGCAAACTGTCAGATGCTAATTCCCGAAATTCTGAGACAATGGAAGTGCTATGTCAACACAAAGACCGAAAGCCTCATTTTGCTGGACTGTGTGAAAGTTGTTGTCAAGAA TTCATCGAACTCTCTGGTGGCATCCATGGAGGAGCAGACCCTCCTGCTTTCCAGATTGCAGAAAGGGAGAGATTAGCCGAAGTATCTTCTGAGAAGGTTACAGATTCAAGTTTTATCTTGAAGCCTCATCGACACGAAGGCAGTGACGAGCATATCAGTGAAGTG GAACAAGCAGCAAaggaagcagcagcagcagctgctTTTAAGGACCTTAGTGGGGCTTCTGATGAAATGCGCAGTGCTCAAGAACTTGCTGCTGCCGCTAATGCTGCGGTAGCAAAATCAAGGGAG GAACGACGGAAAAAACGAGCTTCAGAAAATGGCAATCCTGCTCAAACAGCTGCAGAAGCAACCCGCCAAATGCTAACAAAGAAG GGATTGAGTTCGAAGATCAACTATGATGTACTCGATAAACTCTTCGATGATCAG CCCGTTCATGATACCAAAAGAACTCGCATTGAATCGCCGCGTGCTAGTGACATTGACGTCCAACAACAGTTCAGCAAGGAACGAAATGGAGCATATACTGATTATGATGGCGATGAGAAGGAAGAAGAGAATGGAGAAGTGGAAGACATGGGCGGTGAAGAACCGGACGAATGGTATTCTAGAAATGAGGAGGAAGTAGAGGATTATAGCTATTATGACAATGATGGAGATGATGAATATTGA
- the LOC131325804 gene encoding transcription factor IIIB 60 kDa subunit isoform X3, translating to MGWCPHCKENHPTHRDYDTGTMISCSNCGKVLQHDEFTDEPTFVKGAGGESRLAGSYVKSFQSDYSESFRRTIDKGKQKIHELAVSLGIEDGGAINLADAFYKIAVERSFTKGRRTDQVAAACLYIACRENKKPFLLIDFSICLGINVYVLGAVFLQLCQLLSLQEHPIVQKAVDPSLFISRYTNALVGENRKVNSTALHIIASMKRDWMQVKAVHVCEATLTKRLIEFENTDSGSLTIEELIRNADELKKEDRLSKLSDANSRNSETMEVLCQHKDRKPHFAGLCESCCQEFIELSGGIHGGADPPAFQIAERERLAEVSSEKVTDSSFILKPHRHEGSDEHISEVELEHSTKANQNATEAETANFTESACASSVEDQATIGDDADIFQKSNDTNSIADEPDRLSDIDDDEVEGYLNNEEECYYKKIIWEEMNKEYLQEQAAKEAAAAAAFKDLSGASDEMRSAQELAAAANAAVAKSREERRKKRASENGNPAQTAAEATRQMLTKKGLSSKINYDVLDKLFDDQPVHDTKRTRIESPRASDIDVQQQFSKERNGAYTDYDGDEKEEENGEVEDMGGEEPDEWYSRNEEEVEDYSYYDNDGDDEY from the exons ATGGGTTGGTGCCCTCACTGCAAGGAGAATCACCCCACACACCGTGATTATGATACCGGCACCATGAT ATCTTGTTCTAATTGTGGAAAAGTGCTTCAACACGACGAGTTCACTGACGAGCCTACTTTTGTCAAGGGCGCTGGAGGAGAG AGCCGATTAGCAGGTAGTTATGTCAAGAGTTTTCAATCTGATTACTCAGAGTCATTTAGAAGGACCATAGACAAAG GGAAGCAAAAAATCCATGAATTAGCAGTATCACTAGGTATAGAGGATGGTGGTGCTATCAACCTAGCTGATGCATTCTATAAG ATAGCTGTTGAGCGTAGTTTTACCAAGGGGCGGAGAACCGACCAAGTTGCAGCAGCTTGCCTTTATATTGCTTGCCG GGAAAACAAAAAGCCTTTTCTACTTATTGATTTCTCCATTTGTTTGGGTATAAATGT GTATGTACTTGGTGCTGTCTTTCTACAGCTTTGCCAATTGTTAAGTCTCCAAGAGCATCCTATTGTTCAAAAGGCAGTCGATCCCAGCCTTTTTATTAGTCGATATACGAATG CATTAGTGGGAGAAAATAGGAAGGTTAATAGCACTGCTTTACACATAATAGCCAGCATGAAGCGAGACTGGATGCAG GTGAAAGCTGTTCATGTATGTGAAGCAACATTGACAAAACGGCTGATAGAGTTTGAGAATACAGATTCTGGGAGCTTAACA ATTGAAGAGCTCATTAGGAATGCTGATGAGCTAAAAAAGGAGGATCGTTTAAGCAAACTGTCAGATGCTAATTCCCGAAATTCTGAGACAATGGAAGTGCTATGTCAACACAAAGACCGAAAGCCTCATTTTGCTGGACTGTGTGAAAGTTGTTGTCAAGAA TTCATCGAACTCTCTGGTGGCATCCATGGAGGAGCAGACCCTCCTGCTTTCCAGATTGCAGAAAGGGAGAGATTAGCCGAAGTATCTTCTGAGAAGGTTACAGATTCAAGTTTTATCTTGAAGCCTCATCGACACGAAGGCAGTGACGAGCATATCAGTGAAGTG GAATTGGAACATTCCACTAAAGCCAACCAAAATGCGACTGAAGCTGAGACAGCTAACTTCACAGAGTCTGCTTGTGCTT CTTCTGTAGAAGATCAGGCCACAATTGGTGATGATGCTGATATATTTCAGAAGTCTAACGATACAAATAGTATTGCTGATGAACCAGACAGACTTTCGGATATTGATGATGATGAG GTGGAAGGCTACCTAAACAATGAGGAGGAGTGTTACTATAAGAAGATTATTTGGGAAGAAATGAACAAAGAATATCTTCAG GAACAAGCAGCAAaggaagcagcagcagcagctgctTTTAAGGACCTTAGTGGGGCTTCTGATGAAATGCGCAGTGCTCAAGAACTTGCTGCTGCCGCTAATGCTGCGGTAGCAAAATCAAGGGAG GAACGACGGAAAAAACGAGCTTCAGAAAATGGCAATCCTGCTCAAACAGCTGCAGAAGCAACCCGCCAAATGCTAACAAAGAAG GGATTGAGTTCGAAGATCAACTATGATGTACTCGATAAACTCTTCGATGATCAG CCCGTTCATGATACCAAAAGAACTCGCATTGAATCGCCGCGTGCTAGTGACATTGACGTCCAACAACAGTTCAGCAAGGAACGAAATGGAGCATATACTGATTATGATGGCGATGAGAAGGAAGAAGAGAATGGAGAAGTGGAAGACATGGGCGGTGAAGAACCGGACGAATGGTATTCTAGAAATGAGGAGGAAGTAGAGGATTATAGCTATTATGACAATGATGGAGATGATGAATATTGA
- the LOC131325804 gene encoding transcription factor IIIB 60 kDa subunit isoform X1, which yields MGWCPHCKENHPTHRDYDTGTMISCSNCGKVLQHDEFTDEPTFVKGAGGESRLAGSYVKSFQSDYSESFRRTIDKGKQKIHELAVSLGIEDGGAINLADAFYKIAVERSFTKGRRTDQVAAACLYIACRENKKPFLLIDFSICLGINVYVLGAVFLQLCQLLSLQEHPIVQKAVDPSLFISRYTNALVGENRKVNSTALHIIASMKRDWMQTGRKPSGLCGAAVYISALSHGFKCSKLDIVKAVHVCEATLTKRLIEFENTDSGSLTIEELIRNADELKKEDRLSKLSDANSRNSETMEVLCQHKDRKPHFAGLCESCCQEFIELSGGIHGGADPPAFQIAERERLAEVSSEKVTDSSFILKPHRHEGSDEHISEVELEHSTKANQNATEAETANFTESACASSVEDQATIGDDADIFQKSNDTNSIADEPDRLSDIDDDEVEGYLNNEEECYYKKIIWEEMNKEYLQEQAAKEAAAAAAFKDLSGASDEMRSAQELAAAANAAVAKSREERRKKRASENGNPAQTAAEATRQMLTKKGLSSKINYDVLDKLFDDQPVHDTKRTRIESPRASDIDVQQQFSKERNGAYTDYDGDEKEEENGEVEDMGGEEPDEWYSRNEEEVEDYSYYDNDGDDEY from the exons ATGGGTTGGTGCCCTCACTGCAAGGAGAATCACCCCACACACCGTGATTATGATACCGGCACCATGAT ATCTTGTTCTAATTGTGGAAAAGTGCTTCAACACGACGAGTTCACTGACGAGCCTACTTTTGTCAAGGGCGCTGGAGGAGAG AGCCGATTAGCAGGTAGTTATGTCAAGAGTTTTCAATCTGATTACTCAGAGTCATTTAGAAGGACCATAGACAAAG GGAAGCAAAAAATCCATGAATTAGCAGTATCACTAGGTATAGAGGATGGTGGTGCTATCAACCTAGCTGATGCATTCTATAAG ATAGCTGTTGAGCGTAGTTTTACCAAGGGGCGGAGAACCGACCAAGTTGCAGCAGCTTGCCTTTATATTGCTTGCCG GGAAAACAAAAAGCCTTTTCTACTTATTGATTTCTCCATTTGTTTGGGTATAAATGT GTATGTACTTGGTGCTGTCTTTCTACAGCTTTGCCAATTGTTAAGTCTCCAAGAGCATCCTATTGTTCAAAAGGCAGTCGATCCCAGCCTTTTTATTAGTCGATATACGAATG CATTAGTGGGAGAAAATAGGAAGGTTAATAGCACTGCTTTACACATAATAGCCAGCATGAAGCGAGACTGGATGCAG ACAGGCAGAAAACCCAGCGGGCTATGCGGCGCAGCAGTGTATATCTCAGCTCTCTCACATGGGTTCAAATGTTCAAAGTTGGACATT GTGAAAGCTGTTCATGTATGTGAAGCAACATTGACAAAACGGCTGATAGAGTTTGAGAATACAGATTCTGGGAGCTTAACA ATTGAAGAGCTCATTAGGAATGCTGATGAGCTAAAAAAGGAGGATCGTTTAAGCAAACTGTCAGATGCTAATTCCCGAAATTCTGAGACAATGGAAGTGCTATGTCAACACAAAGACCGAAAGCCTCATTTTGCTGGACTGTGTGAAAGTTGTTGTCAAGAA TTCATCGAACTCTCTGGTGGCATCCATGGAGGAGCAGACCCTCCTGCTTTCCAGATTGCAGAAAGGGAGAGATTAGCCGAAGTATCTTCTGAGAAGGTTACAGATTCAAGTTTTATCTTGAAGCCTCATCGACACGAAGGCAGTGACGAGCATATCAGTGAAGTG GAATTGGAACATTCCACTAAAGCCAACCAAAATGCGACTGAAGCTGAGACAGCTAACTTCACAGAGTCTGCTTGTGCTT CTTCTGTAGAAGATCAGGCCACAATTGGTGATGATGCTGATATATTTCAGAAGTCTAACGATACAAATAGTATTGCTGATGAACCAGACAGACTTTCGGATATTGATGATGATGAG GTGGAAGGCTACCTAAACAATGAGGAGGAGTGTTACTATAAGAAGATTATTTGGGAAGAAATGAACAAAGAATATCTTCAG GAACAAGCAGCAAaggaagcagcagcagcagctgctTTTAAGGACCTTAGTGGGGCTTCTGATGAAATGCGCAGTGCTCAAGAACTTGCTGCTGCCGCTAATGCTGCGGTAGCAAAATCAAGGGAG GAACGACGGAAAAAACGAGCTTCAGAAAATGGCAATCCTGCTCAAACAGCTGCAGAAGCAACCCGCCAAATGCTAACAAAGAAG GGATTGAGTTCGAAGATCAACTATGATGTACTCGATAAACTCTTCGATGATCAG CCCGTTCATGATACCAAAAGAACTCGCATTGAATCGCCGCGTGCTAGTGACATTGACGTCCAACAACAGTTCAGCAAGGAACGAAATGGAGCATATACTGATTATGATGGCGATGAGAAGGAAGAAGAGAATGGAGAAGTGGAAGACATGGGCGGTGAAGAACCGGACGAATGGTATTCTAGAAATGAGGAGGAAGTAGAGGATTATAGCTATTATGACAATGATGGAGATGATGAATATTGA
- the LOC131325804 gene encoding transcription factor IIIB 60 kDa subunit isoform X2 codes for MGWCPHCKENHPTHRDYDTGTMISCSNCGKVLQHDEFTDEPTFVKGAGGESRLAGSYVKSFQSDYSESFRRTIDKGKQKIHELAVSLGIEDGGAINLADAFYKIAVERSFTKGRRTDQVAAACLYIACRYVLGAVFLQLCQLLSLQEHPIVQKAVDPSLFISRYTNALVGENRKVNSTALHIIASMKRDWMQTGRKPSGLCGAAVYISALSHGFKCSKLDIVKAVHVCEATLTKRLIEFENTDSGSLTIEELIRNADELKKEDRLSKLSDANSRNSETMEVLCQHKDRKPHFAGLCESCCQEFIELSGGIHGGADPPAFQIAERERLAEVSSEKVTDSSFILKPHRHEGSDEHISEVELEHSTKANQNATEAETANFTESACASSVEDQATIGDDADIFQKSNDTNSIADEPDRLSDIDDDEVEGYLNNEEECYYKKIIWEEMNKEYLQEQAAKEAAAAAAFKDLSGASDEMRSAQELAAAANAAVAKSREERRKKRASENGNPAQTAAEATRQMLTKKGLSSKINYDVLDKLFDDQPVHDTKRTRIESPRASDIDVQQQFSKERNGAYTDYDGDEKEEENGEVEDMGGEEPDEWYSRNEEEVEDYSYYDNDGDDEY; via the exons ATGGGTTGGTGCCCTCACTGCAAGGAGAATCACCCCACACACCGTGATTATGATACCGGCACCATGAT ATCTTGTTCTAATTGTGGAAAAGTGCTTCAACACGACGAGTTCACTGACGAGCCTACTTTTGTCAAGGGCGCTGGAGGAGAG AGCCGATTAGCAGGTAGTTATGTCAAGAGTTTTCAATCTGATTACTCAGAGTCATTTAGAAGGACCATAGACAAAG GGAAGCAAAAAATCCATGAATTAGCAGTATCACTAGGTATAGAGGATGGTGGTGCTATCAACCTAGCTGATGCATTCTATAAG ATAGCTGTTGAGCGTAGTTTTACCAAGGGGCGGAGAACCGACCAAGTTGCAGCAGCTTGCCTTTATATTGCTTGCCG GTATGTACTTGGTGCTGTCTTTCTACAGCTTTGCCAATTGTTAAGTCTCCAAGAGCATCCTATTGTTCAAAAGGCAGTCGATCCCAGCCTTTTTATTAGTCGATATACGAATG CATTAGTGGGAGAAAATAGGAAGGTTAATAGCACTGCTTTACACATAATAGCCAGCATGAAGCGAGACTGGATGCAG ACAGGCAGAAAACCCAGCGGGCTATGCGGCGCAGCAGTGTATATCTCAGCTCTCTCACATGGGTTCAAATGTTCAAAGTTGGACATT GTGAAAGCTGTTCATGTATGTGAAGCAACATTGACAAAACGGCTGATAGAGTTTGAGAATACAGATTCTGGGAGCTTAACA ATTGAAGAGCTCATTAGGAATGCTGATGAGCTAAAAAAGGAGGATCGTTTAAGCAAACTGTCAGATGCTAATTCCCGAAATTCTGAGACAATGGAAGTGCTATGTCAACACAAAGACCGAAAGCCTCATTTTGCTGGACTGTGTGAAAGTTGTTGTCAAGAA TTCATCGAACTCTCTGGTGGCATCCATGGAGGAGCAGACCCTCCTGCTTTCCAGATTGCAGAAAGGGAGAGATTAGCCGAAGTATCTTCTGAGAAGGTTACAGATTCAAGTTTTATCTTGAAGCCTCATCGACACGAAGGCAGTGACGAGCATATCAGTGAAGTG GAATTGGAACATTCCACTAAAGCCAACCAAAATGCGACTGAAGCTGAGACAGCTAACTTCACAGAGTCTGCTTGTGCTT CTTCTGTAGAAGATCAGGCCACAATTGGTGATGATGCTGATATATTTCAGAAGTCTAACGATACAAATAGTATTGCTGATGAACCAGACAGACTTTCGGATATTGATGATGATGAG GTGGAAGGCTACCTAAACAATGAGGAGGAGTGTTACTATAAGAAGATTATTTGGGAAGAAATGAACAAAGAATATCTTCAG GAACAAGCAGCAAaggaagcagcagcagcagctgctTTTAAGGACCTTAGTGGGGCTTCTGATGAAATGCGCAGTGCTCAAGAACTTGCTGCTGCCGCTAATGCTGCGGTAGCAAAATCAAGGGAG GAACGACGGAAAAAACGAGCTTCAGAAAATGGCAATCCTGCTCAAACAGCTGCAGAAGCAACCCGCCAAATGCTAACAAAGAAG GGATTGAGTTCGAAGATCAACTATGATGTACTCGATAAACTCTTCGATGATCAG CCCGTTCATGATACCAAAAGAACTCGCATTGAATCGCCGCGTGCTAGTGACATTGACGTCCAACAACAGTTCAGCAAGGAACGAAATGGAGCATATACTGATTATGATGGCGATGAGAAGGAAGAAGAGAATGGAGAAGTGGAAGACATGGGCGGTGAAGAACCGGACGAATGGTATTCTAGAAATGAGGAGGAAGTAGAGGATTATAGCTATTATGACAATGATGGAGATGATGAATATTGA
- the LOC131325804 gene encoding uncharacterized protein LOC131325804 isoform X5, which translates to MGWCPHCKENHPTHRDYDTGTMISCSNCGKVLQHDEFTDEPTFVKGAGGESRLAGSYVKSFQSDYSESFRRTIDKGKQKIHELAVSLGIEDGGAINLADAFYKIAVERSFTKGRRTDQVAAACLYIACRENKKPFLLIDFSICLGINVYVLGAVFLQLCQLLSLQEHPIVQKAVDPSLFISRYTNALVGENRKVNSTALHIIASMKRDWMQTGRKPSGLCGAAVYISALSHGFKCSKLDIVKAVHVCEATLTKRLIEFENTDSGSLTIEELIRNADELKKEDRLSKLSDANSRNSETMEVLCQHKDRKPHFAGLCESCCQEFIELSGGIHGGADPPAFQIAERERLAEVSSEKVTDSSFILKPHRHEGSDEHISEVELEHSTKANQNATEAETANFTESACASSVEDQATIGDDADIFQKSNDTNSIADEPDRLSDIDDDEVEGYLNNEEECYYKKIIWEEMNKEYLQEQAAKEAAAAAAFKDLSGASDEMRSAQELAAAANAAVAKSREERRKKRASENGNPAQTAAEATRQMLTKKVWD; encoded by the exons ATGGGTTGGTGCCCTCACTGCAAGGAGAATCACCCCACACACCGTGATTATGATACCGGCACCATGAT ATCTTGTTCTAATTGTGGAAAAGTGCTTCAACACGACGAGTTCACTGACGAGCCTACTTTTGTCAAGGGCGCTGGAGGAGAG AGCCGATTAGCAGGTAGTTATGTCAAGAGTTTTCAATCTGATTACTCAGAGTCATTTAGAAGGACCATAGACAAAG GGAAGCAAAAAATCCATGAATTAGCAGTATCACTAGGTATAGAGGATGGTGGTGCTATCAACCTAGCTGATGCATTCTATAAG ATAGCTGTTGAGCGTAGTTTTACCAAGGGGCGGAGAACCGACCAAGTTGCAGCAGCTTGCCTTTATATTGCTTGCCG GGAAAACAAAAAGCCTTTTCTACTTATTGATTTCTCCATTTGTTTGGGTATAAATGT GTATGTACTTGGTGCTGTCTTTCTACAGCTTTGCCAATTGTTAAGTCTCCAAGAGCATCCTATTGTTCAAAAGGCAGTCGATCCCAGCCTTTTTATTAGTCGATATACGAATG CATTAGTGGGAGAAAATAGGAAGGTTAATAGCACTGCTTTACACATAATAGCCAGCATGAAGCGAGACTGGATGCAG ACAGGCAGAAAACCCAGCGGGCTATGCGGCGCAGCAGTGTATATCTCAGCTCTCTCACATGGGTTCAAATGTTCAAAGTTGGACATT GTGAAAGCTGTTCATGTATGTGAAGCAACATTGACAAAACGGCTGATAGAGTTTGAGAATACAGATTCTGGGAGCTTAACA ATTGAAGAGCTCATTAGGAATGCTGATGAGCTAAAAAAGGAGGATCGTTTAAGCAAACTGTCAGATGCTAATTCCCGAAATTCTGAGACAATGGAAGTGCTATGTCAACACAAAGACCGAAAGCCTCATTTTGCTGGACTGTGTGAAAGTTGTTGTCAAGAA TTCATCGAACTCTCTGGTGGCATCCATGGAGGAGCAGACCCTCCTGCTTTCCAGATTGCAGAAAGGGAGAGATTAGCCGAAGTATCTTCTGAGAAGGTTACAGATTCAAGTTTTATCTTGAAGCCTCATCGACACGAAGGCAGTGACGAGCATATCAGTGAAGTG GAATTGGAACATTCCACTAAAGCCAACCAAAATGCGACTGAAGCTGAGACAGCTAACTTCACAGAGTCTGCTTGTGCTT CTTCTGTAGAAGATCAGGCCACAATTGGTGATGATGCTGATATATTTCAGAAGTCTAACGATACAAATAGTATTGCTGATGAACCAGACAGACTTTCGGATATTGATGATGATGAG GTGGAAGGCTACCTAAACAATGAGGAGGAGTGTTACTATAAGAAGATTATTTGGGAAGAAATGAACAAAGAATATCTTCAG GAACAAGCAGCAAaggaagcagcagcagcagctgctTTTAAGGACCTTAGTGGGGCTTCTGATGAAATGCGCAGTGCTCAAGAACTTGCTGCTGCCGCTAATGCTGCGGTAGCAAAATCAAGGGAG GAACGACGGAAAAAACGAGCTTCAGAAAATGGCAATCCTGCTCAAACAGCTGCAGAAGCAACCCGCCAAATGCTAACAAAGAAGGTATG GGATTGA
- the LOC131325804 gene encoding transcription factor IIIB 60 kDa subunit isoform X6 — protein MHSIRENKKPFLLIDFSICLGINVYVLGAVFLQLCQLLSLQEHPIVQKAVDPSLFISRYTNALVGENRKVNSTALHIIASMKRDWMQTGRKPSGLCGAAVYISALSHGFKCSKLDIVKAVHVCEATLTKRLIEFENTDSGSLTIEELIRNADELKKEDRLSKLSDANSRNSETMEVLCQHKDRKPHFAGLCESCCQEFIELSGGIHGGADPPAFQIAERERLAEVSSEKVTDSSFILKPHRHEGSDEHISEVELEHSTKANQNATEAETANFTESACASSVEDQATIGDDADIFQKSNDTNSIADEPDRLSDIDDDEVEGYLNNEEECYYKKIIWEEMNKEYLQEQAAKEAAAAAAFKDLSGASDEMRSAQELAAAANAAVAKSREERRKKRASENGNPAQTAAEATRQMLTKKGLSSKINYDVLDKLFDDQPVHDTKRTRIESPRASDIDVQQQFSKERNGAYTDYDGDEKEEENGEVEDMGGEEPDEWYSRNEEEVEDYSYYDNDGDDEY, from the exons ATGCATTCTATAAG GGAAAACAAAAAGCCTTTTCTACTTATTGATTTCTCCATTTGTTTGGGTATAAATGT GTATGTACTTGGTGCTGTCTTTCTACAGCTTTGCCAATTGTTAAGTCTCCAAGAGCATCCTATTGTTCAAAAGGCAGTCGATCCCAGCCTTTTTATTAGTCGATATACGAATG CATTAGTGGGAGAAAATAGGAAGGTTAATAGCACTGCTTTACACATAATAGCCAGCATGAAGCGAGACTGGATGCAG ACAGGCAGAAAACCCAGCGGGCTATGCGGCGCAGCAGTGTATATCTCAGCTCTCTCACATGGGTTCAAATGTTCAAAGTTGGACATT GTGAAAGCTGTTCATGTATGTGAAGCAACATTGACAAAACGGCTGATAGAGTTTGAGAATACAGATTCTGGGAGCTTAACA ATTGAAGAGCTCATTAGGAATGCTGATGAGCTAAAAAAGGAGGATCGTTTAAGCAAACTGTCAGATGCTAATTCCCGAAATTCTGAGACAATGGAAGTGCTATGTCAACACAAAGACCGAAAGCCTCATTTTGCTGGACTGTGTGAAAGTTGTTGTCAAGAA TTCATCGAACTCTCTGGTGGCATCCATGGAGGAGCAGACCCTCCTGCTTTCCAGATTGCAGAAAGGGAGAGATTAGCCGAAGTATCTTCTGAGAAGGTTACAGATTCAAGTTTTATCTTGAAGCCTCATCGACACGAAGGCAGTGACGAGCATATCAGTGAAGTG GAATTGGAACATTCCACTAAAGCCAACCAAAATGCGACTGAAGCTGAGACAGCTAACTTCACAGAGTCTGCTTGTGCTT CTTCTGTAGAAGATCAGGCCACAATTGGTGATGATGCTGATATATTTCAGAAGTCTAACGATACAAATAGTATTGCTGATGAACCAGACAGACTTTCGGATATTGATGATGATGAG GTGGAAGGCTACCTAAACAATGAGGAGGAGTGTTACTATAAGAAGATTATTTGGGAAGAAATGAACAAAGAATATCTTCAG GAACAAGCAGCAAaggaagcagcagcagcagctgctTTTAAGGACCTTAGTGGGGCTTCTGATGAAATGCGCAGTGCTCAAGAACTTGCTGCTGCCGCTAATGCTGCGGTAGCAAAATCAAGGGAG GAACGACGGAAAAAACGAGCTTCAGAAAATGGCAATCCTGCTCAAACAGCTGCAGAAGCAACCCGCCAAATGCTAACAAAGAAG GGATTGAGTTCGAAGATCAACTATGATGTACTCGATAAACTCTTCGATGATCAG CCCGTTCATGATACCAAAAGAACTCGCATTGAATCGCCGCGTGCTAGTGACATTGACGTCCAACAACAGTTCAGCAAGGAACGAAATGGAGCATATACTGATTATGATGGCGATGAGAAGGAAGAAGAGAATGGAGAAGTGGAAGACATGGGCGGTGAAGAACCGGACGAATGGTATTCTAGAAATGAGGAGGAAGTAGAGGATTATAGCTATTATGACAATGATGGAGATGATGAATATTGA